From Apium graveolens cultivar Ventura chromosome 9, ASM990537v1, whole genome shotgun sequence, the proteins below share one genomic window:
- the LOC141687118 gene encoding uncharacterized protein LOC141687118, protein MATLLSKQLFFHPLFLVLYLFIVCSSVVCKNSSSNTSTLYVLLEVRQSFVDDPQNVLQDWSVKNPNFCTWRGISCGRDPKDGSLHVMSLNLSDSSLTGSISPSLGHLNDLLHLDLSLNQLSGPIPPNLSNLSSLQTLLLFSNQLSGPIPTQLGSLYSLQVLRIGNNGLTGEIPSSFGDLENLVVLALASCSLNGTIPKEIGKLGSLQNLILQQNELHGPIPAELGNCSSLVLFTAAENFLNGSIPAELSNLKNLDNLNLANNTLSGEIPSELGELGQLRYLNLLGNQLEGPIPKSLGKLGNLENLDLSGNRLTGEIPGELGNMGKLLFLVLVSNNLSGTIPRSICSNTTSLEHMMIGENRLFGEIPVELKDCRKLKQLDLSNNTLNGSIPLELYELVELTDLTLNNNTLVGSISPFIANLTNLQTLALYQNHLKGNLPREIGMLGNLEILYLYDNQLSGEIPMEIGNCSSLQWFDLYGNHFSGQIPVTLGRLEQLNFLHLRENDLSGEIPATLGNCHQLTVLDLADNRLSGGIPETFGYLRSLQQFMLYNNSLEGNLPISLTYLANLTRINLSNNRLNGSIAALCSSHSFLSFDVTNNAFDSEIPLLLGKSLSLERLRLGKNRFVGEIPWTLGDIQELTLLDLSANSLTGSIPPQLSMCKSLTHIDLNDNHLSGQIPLWLGNLSNLGELKLSSNQFYGPLPPEIFNCSNLLVLSLDGNALNGTIPVEVSKLGSINVLNLDRNNFSGPIPPAIGALRKLYELRLSRNSFSGEIPIELGQLQDLQSILDLSHNNLTGQIPYSFGKLMKLESLELSENDLVGEVPPQLSEMSSLNRLNLSHNNLQGKLDKRYSHWPADSFAGNKRLCGSPLQSCNDDNSNQQSGLKQSSVVVIAAISAIVASVLMLIGAALFLKHKRDSIRKANEISYTYSSRSSKASRRPFFQYGADKDHFRWEAIMEATDDLSDEFIIGSGGSGTVYKAELLTGETIAVKKIPRKDDPLMDKSFAREIKTLGRIRHRHLVKLLGYCSNKGQGPNLLIYEFMENGSVWDWLHRQPLNAKKKKCLEWETRLRIAVGLAHGVEYLHHDCVPKIIHRDIKSSNLLLDYNMEAHLGDFGLAKAITDNNESITIETNTCFAGSYGYIAPEYAYSMKATEKSDVYSMGIVLIELVSGRMPTDGSFGENMDMVSWLESRIDMQGSDRDELIDQALRPLLPNEESAAFQVLEIAMECTKTAPSERPSSREVSDLLVHVFNDRMHQMEKMSPDPYA, encoded by the exons ATGGCAACACTATTGTCAAAACAATTGTTTTTTCATCCATTGTTTCTTGTTCTGTATCTTTTCATTGTTTGTAGCTCTGTTGTCTGCAAGAATTCATCATCAAACACTAGTACTTTATATGTGCTTCTTGAAGTGAGACAATCATTTGTTGATGACCCACAAAATGTACTTCAAGATTGGTCTGTAAAAAATCCAAATTTTTGTACATGGAGAGGGATTTCATGTGGAAGAGACCCTAAAGATGGCTCACTGCATGTAATGAGTTTAAATCTTTCTGACTCTTCACTTACTGGATCAATATCTCCTTCTCTTGGCCATTTGAATGACCTGCTCCACCTTGATCTTTCTTTAAATCAGCTCTCAGGCCCTATTCCACCTAATCTCTCTAacctttcttctttacaaacttTACTTCTCTTCTCTAACCAACTCTCAGGGCCCATACCAACTCAACTTGGATCACTTTACAGCCTCCAAGTACTCCGAATAGGCAATAACGGGTTAACGGGTGAGATTCCTAGCTCATTTGGTGATCTTGAGAACTTGGTTGTTCTTGCTTTGGCCTCTTGTAGCCTCAATGGCACAATTCCTAAAGAAATTGGAAAACTTGGGTCACTTCAAAATCTTATTTTGCAGCAAAATGAGTTACATGGGCCTATTCCAGCTGAGCTAGGCAACTGCTCTAGTCTTGTTTTGTTCACTGcagctgaaaattttctcaaTGGATCAATACCAGCTGAATTGAGTAATCTAAAAAATCTCGATAATTTGAATCTTGCTAATAATACTCTTTCTGGTGAAATTCCAAGTGAGCTTGGGGAGCTGGGCCAACTTCGTTATTTGAATCTTCTTGGTAATCAGCTTGAAGGGCCAATTCCTAAGTCTCTTGGTAAGCTGGGAAATCTCGAAAATCTTGATTTGTCTGGAAACAGGCTTACAGGTGAGATTCCTGGTGAGTTAGGCAACATGGGGAAGCTTCTATTCTTGGTTCTGGTCAGTAACAATCTTTCTGGGACAATTCCTAGAAGTATTTGCTCTAATACAACTAGTTTAGAGCATATGATGATTGGTGAAAATCGTCTTTTTGGCGAAATTCCTGTGGAGTTGAAAGATTGCAGGAAGCTCAAACAACTTGATTTGTCCAATAATACATTGAATGGATCAATACCATTGGAACTTTATGAGCTAGTTGAATTGACTGATCTTACACTGAATAATAATACTCTGGTTGGTTCCATTTCACCATTTATAGCGAACCTCACCAATCTTCAAACATTGGCATTGTATCAGAATCATTTGAAGGGTAATCTGCCAAGAGAGATTGGAATGCTTGGAAATCTCGAGATTTTGTACCTCTACGACAATCAATTATCCGGGGAGATTCCAATGGAGATTGGTAACTGCTCTAGCTTACAATGGTTTGATTTATATGGTAACCATTTCTCGGGGCAAATTCCTGTGACACTTGGAAGGCTAGAGCAACTAAACTTTCTTCACCTCAGAGAGAATGATCTTTCAGGCGAAATTCCCGCAACTTTGGGTAACTGTCATCAGTTAACTGTTCTTGATTTAGCAGATAACAGACTCTCTGGAGGAATACCTGAGACTTTCGGATATCTTCGATCCCTGCAACAGTTCATGCTTTACAACAACTCTCTTGAAGGTAACCTTCCCATTAGCCTAACTTATCTTGCAAACTTGACTAGAATAAATCTTTCGAATAATAGGCTGAATGGTAGCATTGCTGCATTGTGTAGCTCCCATTCTTTTCTTTCCTTTGATGTCACAAACAATGCATTTGATAGTGAGATTCCTCTGTTACTTGGTAAATCACTCTCACTTGAGAGGCTGAGGCTAGGAAAAAATCGTTTTGTCGGGGAAATCCCTTGGACATTAGGAGATATACAAGAACTCACACTCCTAGACCTCTCTGCCAATTCACTCACTGGTTCAATACCACCCCAGCTTTCAATGTGCAAGTCACTGACCCATATTGATCTTAATGACAATCATCTTTCTGGTCAAATCCCATTGTGGCTAGGAAACTTGTCTAATTTGGGAGAGTTGAAGCTCTCTTCCAATCAGTTCTATGGCCCTCTTCCACCAGAAATATTCAATTGTTCTAATCTTTTGGTGCTTTCTCTTGATGGCAATGCTCTCAATGGAACAATCCCTGTTGAAGTTAGTAAACTTGGGTCCATTAATGTCCTCAATCTTGACAGAAACAATTTTTCTGGACCAATTCCTCCAGCCATTGGTGCACTAAGAAAGCTTTACGAGCTTCGGCTTTCAAGAAACAGCTTCAGTGGTGAAATACCAATTGAGCTTGGACAACTCCAAGACCTTCAGAGCATTCTAGACCTTAGCCACAACAATCTCACAGGCCAAATCCCATATTCCTTCGGAAAACTGATGAAGCTTGAATCACTAGAATTATCAGAGAATGACCTTGTCGGAGAAGTCCCACCCCAGCTTAGTGAAATGAGCAGCTTGAACCGCCTCAATCTTTCCCACAACAATCTACAAGGGAAACTTGACAAGCGATACTCTCACTGGCCAGCAGATTCTTTTGCTGGAAATAAACGCCTTTGTGGGAGTCCTCTCCAAAGCTGCAACGACGACAATTCCAACCAGCAATCGGGCTTGAAGCAATCATCAGTAGTTGTGATTGCAGCAATATCAGCAATTGTAGCCAGTGTCCTAATGTTAATAGGAGCTGCCCTCTTCCTGAAACACAAGCGAGATTCTATCAGAAAAGCCAATGAAATTAGTTATACTTACTCTTCCAGATCTTCCAAGGCATCACGGAGACCTTTTTTTCAGTACGGTGCTGACAAGGATCATTTCAGATGGGAAGCAATCATGGAAGCGACAGACGATCTGAGTGATGAGTTCATAATTGGATCAGGCGGCTCAGGAACGGTCTACAAAGCTGAACTGTTAACTGGAGAAACCATAGCAGTCAAGAAGATACCGAGAAAGGATGATCCTTTGATGGACAAAAGCTTTGCAAGAGAAATCAAGACACTTGGGAGGATAAGGCACAGGCACTTAGTAAAGTTGCTGGGATACTGCAGCAATAAAGGACAAGGGCCAAACTTGTTGATATACGAGTTCATGGAAAATGGAAGTGTGTGGGATTGGCTGCACAGACAACCACTGAATGCCAAGAAAAAGAAGTGCCTTGAGTGGGAAACAAGATTGAGGATTGCAGTTGGATTAGCCCACGGAGTCGAGTATCTGCATCATGATTGTGTCCCCAAGATCATTCACAGGGATATAAAATCCAGCAATCTGCTGTTAGATTATAACATGGAAGCACATTTGGGAGATTTTGGACTGGCAAAGGCAATTACAGATAATAACGAGTCGATCACAATTGAAACTAACACTTGTTTTGCAGGATCCTACGGTTATATTGCTCCAG AGTATGCTTATTCGATGAAGGCAACAGAGAAAAGCGATGTTTACAGTATGGGAATTGTGCTGATCGAGCTCGTAAGTGGCAGGATGCCAACTGATGGAAGTTTTGGAGAGAATATGGACATGGTTAGTTGGCTCGAGTCCCGAATTGACATGCAAGGATCCGACAGAGACGAGCTGATAGACCAAGCTCTGAGACCGCTCTTGCCAAATGAAGAGAGTGCTGCATTCCAAGTGCTTGAGATAGCAATGGAGTGCACAAAAACTGCACCATCAGAGAGACCATCTTCACGAGAAGTTAGTGATCTTCTCGTCCATGTCTTCAATGATAGGATGCATCAAATGGAAAAGATGAGTCCAGATCCATATGCATAG